A genome region from Streptomyces sp. S4.7 includes the following:
- a CDS encoding TauD/TfdA family dioxygenase, which yields MSPTATATPATALDVSREAGKPAVLRTPSFDAIDAAIDWLTDQRPAVKDELHRSGALLIRGLGVGDAADFGRVRDVLMPRRAGYKEKATPRTDFGEGVFSSTDLPAVQPIRLHNENSYTLDFPNTLLFGCVTAPAEDGATTVGDMRAALRLLPADLRERFMAKGWLLTRNFSELAGLPWQKSFATEDPAVAEAYCRENAIGYEWLPDGGLRTRQRRSAVVTHPVTGEKSWFNHFAFWNNRTLDADVREVLLETYGDDGLPFDTYLGDGTRLTADEVDAINRVYDQVTVRETWQRGDVMLVDNVLNAHGRESFKGDRKILVAMGDPITLDACRPETAPATTAFGE from the coding sequence ATGTCGCCCACGGCCACCGCCACTCCCGCCACCGCTCTCGATGTCAGCAGGGAAGCGGGCAAGCCCGCGGTCCTGCGGACCCCCTCGTTCGACGCGATCGACGCGGCGATCGACTGGCTCACCGATCAGCGGCCGGCGGTCAAGGACGAACTGCACCGCTCCGGCGCCCTGTTGATCCGCGGGCTGGGGGTGGGCGACGCGGCCGACTTCGGGCGGGTACGTGACGTTCTCATGCCGCGCAGAGCCGGCTACAAGGAGAAGGCCACGCCGCGCACGGACTTCGGCGAGGGCGTGTTCTCGTCGACCGACCTGCCCGCCGTCCAGCCGATCCGGCTGCACAACGAGAACAGCTACACCCTCGACTTCCCCAACACCCTGCTGTTCGGCTGTGTCACGGCCCCCGCCGAGGACGGCGCGACGACGGTCGGCGACATGCGCGCGGCGCTGCGTCTGCTGCCCGCCGATCTGCGCGAGAGGTTCATGGCCAAGGGGTGGCTGCTGACCCGGAACTTCTCCGAACTGGCCGGGCTGCCCTGGCAGAAGAGCTTCGCCACCGAGGACCCCGCCGTGGCCGAGGCGTACTGCCGTGAGAACGCCATCGGCTACGAGTGGCTGCCGGACGGCGGGCTGCGCACCCGCCAGCGGCGCTCGGCGGTCGTCACCCACCCGGTCACGGGCGAGAAGTCGTGGTTCAACCACTTCGCGTTCTGGAACAACCGGACGCTGGACGCCGATGTCCGCGAGGTGCTGCTGGAGACGTACGGGGACGACGGGCTGCCGTTCGACACCTACCTCGGCGACGGCACCCGGCTGACGGCCGACGAGGTCGACGCGATCAACCGCGTCTACGACCAGGTCACCGTCCGGGAGACCTGGCAGCGCGGCGACGTGATGCTGGTCGACAACGTGCTCAACGCCCACGGTCGGGAGTCCTTCAAGGGTGACCGGAAGATCCTGGTGGCCATGGGCGACCCGATCACCCTGGACGCCTGCCGTCCCGAGACCGCGCCGGCGACGACCGCGTTCGGGGAGTGA
- a CDS encoding non-ribosomal peptide synthetase yields the protein MTTAHPYSENTGPAPAGAGAADLLARLANVPADRPAVVAGDRELTFGELRAEAGRVARRLAGRGVGPESVVALGLPRGADLVVALIGTLTAGAAYLPVDPALPAERRRHLVEDSAADLLIVADDAADDAADDAADGIADRIAGAGASDGPGRVAVGELTSPADPLAEGGFAPVPVDAQGLAYVIYTSGSTGLPKGVEVSRGSASALLAELESEAIAAPGPGRVGWNASPSFDASVQQWVRLCRGDTLVMIDTETRSDPALLAALIGDRSLTDLDITPSHAEPLLEHLPSRDAAADGPLTLLIGGEAISPALWARLAELVDEGVVRAVNLYGPTECTVDATAGWIAAGDDPHIGAVLPGLRMRLLDDGLRPVADGETGELYLAGPRVARGYRGRPGLTAERFVADLSAGGSRMYRTGDLCRRLPDGRLTYLGRADGQVKVRGHRVELYEIEAAVTGHPAVAEAAVVLRDDVNGSAGLVAYYRTWHPVTGAALREHLTATLPGYMVPAVLMEVARFATTPSGKLDRAVLPAPVGAAPVAGTAAAAGGPAADEPTGPVEELIARVWAQVLDRPRIGADDNFFKLGGHSLLAIKLVAGVRRELGVSLPVKTVYAHPRLRDLAGRIESMLAAREAERQPAGVSA from the coding sequence ATGACAACCGCACATCCGTACAGCGAGAACACGGGTCCGGCACCGGCCGGAGCCGGTGCGGCGGACCTGCTGGCCCGGCTCGCGAACGTACCGGCCGACCGACCCGCCGTGGTGGCCGGGGACCGGGAGCTGACCTTCGGTGAACTGCGGGCCGAGGCGGGGCGCGTCGCCCGGCGCCTGGCCGGGCGCGGTGTGGGCCCGGAGAGCGTGGTGGCGCTGGGCCTGCCCCGCGGCGCCGACCTGGTGGTGGCGCTGATCGGCACGCTGACCGCCGGCGCTGCCTATCTGCCGGTGGACCCGGCGCTGCCCGCGGAGCGCAGAAGGCATCTGGTCGAGGACTCGGCCGCCGATCTGCTGATCGTGGCGGACGACGCGGCGGACGACGCGGCGGACGACGCGGCGGACGGCATCGCGGACCGCATCGCCGGCGCCGGGGCGTCCGACGGGCCCGGCCGGGTGGCCGTCGGTGAACTGACCTCGCCGGCCGACCCGTTGGCGGAGGGCGGGTTCGCCCCGGTCCCGGTCGACGCGCAGGGCCTCGCGTACGTCATCTACACCTCCGGCTCCACCGGACTGCCCAAGGGCGTCGAGGTGAGCCGGGGCTCCGCGTCGGCGCTCCTGGCCGAGCTGGAGTCCGAGGCAATCGCCGCTCCCGGGCCGGGCAGGGTCGGCTGGAACGCGTCACCGTCCTTCGACGCGTCGGTGCAGCAGTGGGTACGGCTCTGCCGGGGCGACACCCTCGTCATGATCGACACGGAGACACGGTCCGACCCTGCGCTGCTCGCCGCACTGATCGGGGACCGGTCGCTGACCGATCTCGACATCACCCCGTCGCACGCCGAGCCGCTTCTGGAGCACCTCCCGTCCCGTGACGCAGCGGCCGACGGACCGCTCACCCTGCTCATCGGCGGTGAGGCGATCAGTCCCGCCCTGTGGGCGCGCCTGGCGGAGCTGGTGGACGAGGGCGTGGTGCGCGCGGTCAATCTGTACGGCCCGACCGAGTGCACCGTGGACGCGACCGCCGGGTGGATCGCCGCCGGCGACGACCCGCACATCGGCGCGGTCCTGCCCGGACTGCGCATGCGACTGCTTGACGACGGACTGCGGCCGGTCGCGGACGGAGAGACCGGCGAGCTGTATCTGGCCGGTCCCCGGGTCGCACGCGGTTATCGAGGGCGACCCGGTCTGACCGCCGAGCGGTTCGTGGCCGATCTGTCGGCGGGCGGCTCGCGGATGTACCGGACCGGTGATCTGTGCCGCAGGCTGCCGGACGGCCGGCTCACCTACCTGGGCCGTGCCGACGGCCAGGTCAAGGTGCGTGGTCACCGGGTGGAGCTGTACGAGATCGAGGCCGCCGTCACCGGGCACCCCGCCGTCGCGGAGGCGGCGGTGGTCCTGCGGGACGACGTCAACGGGAGTGCCGGGCTCGTCGCGTACTACCGCACCTGGCACCCGGTGACCGGGGCCGCGCTGCGCGAGCACCTGACGGCGACGCTGCCGGGCTACATGGTGCCGGCCGTCCTCATGGAGGTGGCGCGCTTCGCCACGACGCCCAGCGGCAAGCTGGACCGGGCTGTGCTTCCCGCCCCGGTGGGCGCGGCGCCGGTGGCCGGCACGGCCGCTGCGGCCGGTGGCCCGGCGGCGGACGAACCGACCGGGCCGGTGGAGGAGTTGATCGCCCGGGTCTGGGCGCAGGTGCTCGACAGGCCCCGGATCGGCGCCGACGACAACTTCTTCAAACTGGGCGGTCACTCGCTGCTGGCGATCAAACTGGTCGCGGGGGTCCGCAGGGAGCTGGGGGTGAGTCTTCCGGTGAAGACCGTCTACGCGCACCCCCGGCTGCGCGACCTCGCCGGGCGGATCGAGTCGATGCTCGCCGCCCGTGAGGCCGAGAGGCAGCCGGCGGGCGTGTCGGCCTGA
- a CDS encoding condensation domain-containing protein, with protein sequence MTVLPLSFAQRRLWFMNRLEGASATYNVPVVLRLGGVPDRHALALAVSDVVRRHEVLRTVFPAVDGEPYQRILDGPGPEPEWMECVPGAVDALVDAFAHESFDITAQRPLRVRLFVTGPDESVLVLLLHHVATDGWSTGPLLRDLTSAYAARSAGAAPEWEQLPVQYADYTLWQRDMLGDADDPESVLAEQLDYWRETLTEVPPVLELPTDRPRPAEPSGRGDLVKGWIDARTHARLLELARSRRASLFMVAQAALSGVLAQVSGRDDIVVGSAVAGRPEEELNDLVGFFVNSLVLRTDVSGDPAFTELLDRVREIGLAAYAHDDLPFDLLVEHLNPARSLSHHPFFQTMLTLQNGTDPGVRLGDIPGAVEPAGLRTAKFDINVFCTEVYGDGGEPGGVEVWFQYATDLFDAPTAALLLGFLTRALDAVAADPDTRVTDAVALTDAERRALAERRERVADAGAPAGGGSGEGAAGDADTHTGPGGSTGSARSPREEILCGLFAAVLGRGRIAPDDNFFRNGGHSLLGVRLVNRVRSVLGVELGIRDLFLAPTPAGLDRRLDELAGGASRPALVPVERPERVPMSFAQRRLWFVNELEGPSRSYNIPVVLRLDEPLDADVLADALADVAERHEVLRTVYGAVDGEPYQRILTGVRPPLDVVHTDEAGLTGAVDAATGQVFDLGADIPLRARLLELDDSGAQVLVVLVHHIAGDGWSLEPLLADLSAAYTARLTQQAVAWRPLPVQYADYALWQREVLGEESDPESVLARQLLFWRAALDGAPPVLELPAARTRPAVATHEGALEPFTLDADTHDALARIAGESGATLFMVLQAALAVTLSRLGAGTDLPIGTVEAGRGDAALDDLVGFFVNTLVLRTDVSGDPAFTDLVARVRGTDLAAYAHQDVPFEQLVEHLSPDRSTAHHPLVQVMLLLRSAGGATGAGAADRSALSGSDVLFDTGRAKFDLTLALTERQDADGARAGITGVLEYATDLYDAATARLVVDCLTAVLRQVAAAPGRGIEEIDLLSAADRAALLAPEAGRVPASGARITERFARHVVSDPDAVALIAGGGRMTYGELDAAANRLAHGLVGRGVGRGDVVGVLLEPGIPLVVAALATLKSGAAYVLLDPAVEGRTDDGCLAGAGGADSGLAALVRAAPAAAERLGTARPDRVVVLDADGVAVAGSSVDAGADAGAPPLAGDASDAAYVLPGSPAALFSHRAVVAAATDRALAGPASSGGRPETWLQHAPVTSGRFALELWGPLLTGAACVLWSGGSGRPEAIASLVIEHDVTATALPGRVFDVLVDDHPEAIARLGLVITGDEAPSPGQLARAQQLFGQVRIVYGHGAAGSVYGHGGAVGNGPGAGTFGEGSRYVLDARLRPVPAGVPGDLYVAGPRTADGFPGRPGVSGACFTADPFGPAGGRMHRTGESAVRAADGTLRVLGRCPDEPPTVRGLRVEPREIEAVLTRHPSVRRAAVLLREDEPGEHRLVAYQVAAREGSPDVTAVRAAVAETLPAHWVPAEFVVLDALPLTRDGRLDRPALPAPEDVRRAEAEVPRDAREEVLHRLFVEILGGRQIGRDDNFFRVGGHSLLAVRLVNRIRSALGAELTLRDVFNAPTVATLAERLPGAGGPETAPAPEESRPTLRRRTRSGSRVHDPAVPAGRP encoded by the coding sequence ATGACTGTGCTCCCGTTGTCGTTCGCGCAGCGTCGGCTGTGGTTCATGAATCGCCTGGAAGGCGCGTCGGCGACCTACAACGTGCCGGTCGTGTTGCGGCTGGGCGGTGTGCCGGACCGGCACGCGCTGGCCTTGGCGGTGTCGGACGTGGTGCGGCGCCACGAGGTGCTGCGTACGGTGTTCCCCGCCGTGGACGGCGAGCCGTACCAGCGGATCCTCGACGGTCCCGGACCGGAGCCGGAGTGGATGGAGTGCGTGCCCGGGGCCGTGGACGCCCTGGTGGACGCGTTCGCGCACGAGTCCTTCGACATCACGGCGCAGCGGCCCCTGCGGGTACGGCTGTTCGTGACGGGCCCGGACGAGTCCGTGCTGGTGCTGCTGCTCCACCACGTGGCGACGGACGGCTGGTCGACCGGACCACTGCTGCGGGATCTGACCTCGGCGTACGCGGCGCGGTCGGCGGGCGCGGCCCCGGAATGGGAACAACTGCCGGTGCAGTACGCCGACTACACGCTCTGGCAGCGCGACATGCTCGGCGACGCGGACGACCCCGAAAGCGTCCTCGCCGAGCAACTGGACTACTGGCGGGAGACGTTGACCGAAGTGCCGCCGGTGCTGGAGCTGCCGACGGACCGCCCGCGACCGGCGGAGCCGTCGGGCCGCGGGGATCTGGTGAAGGGCTGGATCGATGCCCGGACCCACGCCCGGCTGCTGGAGCTCGCGCGGTCGCGCCGGGCGAGTCTGTTCATGGTGGCACAGGCGGCCCTGTCGGGTGTGCTGGCTCAGGTGAGCGGGCGGGACGACATCGTCGTGGGCTCGGCGGTGGCGGGACGACCCGAGGAGGAGCTCAACGATCTCGTCGGGTTCTTCGTCAACAGTCTGGTGCTGCGCACCGATGTGTCGGGCGACCCGGCCTTCACCGAACTCCTCGACCGGGTACGGGAGATCGGCCTCGCCGCGTACGCCCATGACGACCTGCCGTTCGACCTGCTGGTCGAGCACCTCAACCCGGCCCGCTCCCTGTCCCACCACCCCTTCTTCCAGACCATGCTCACCCTCCAGAACGGCACCGACCCCGGCGTGCGGCTCGGCGACATCCCGGGCGCCGTCGAGCCGGCCGGGCTGCGCACCGCCAAGTTCGACATCAACGTCTTCTGCACGGAGGTGTACGGCGACGGCGGGGAGCCGGGCGGTGTCGAGGTGTGGTTCCAGTACGCCACCGACCTGTTCGACGCGCCGACCGCAGCCCTGCTGCTCGGCTTCCTCACCCGCGCGCTCGACGCCGTCGCCGCCGACCCGGACACCCGCGTCACCGACGCGGTCGCCCTCACCGACGCCGAACGCCGCGCCCTGGCCGAACGCCGCGAACGCGTCGCGGACGCCGGGGCGCCGGCCGGCGGTGGCTCGGGGGAAGGGGCTGCGGGTGATGCGGACACGCACACCGGACCCGGGGGCTCCACCGGGTCGGCGCGGTCACCGCGCGAGGAGATCCTGTGCGGTCTCTTCGCCGCGGTGCTGGGCCGTGGGCGGATCGCTCCGGACGACAACTTCTTCCGCAACGGGGGGCATTCACTGCTCGGCGTGCGTCTGGTGAACCGTGTGCGGTCGGTGCTCGGCGTCGAACTCGGCATCCGTGACCTGTTCCTCGCCCCCACCCCGGCCGGTCTCGACCGGCGGCTGGACGAACTGGCGGGCGGAGCGTCGCGGCCCGCGCTGGTGCCGGTGGAGCGGCCCGAGCGGGTGCCCATGTCGTTCGCCCAGCGCAGGCTCTGGTTCGTCAACGAGCTGGAAGGGCCGAGCCGTTCGTACAACATCCCGGTCGTGCTCCGCCTGGACGAACCCCTGGACGCGGACGTACTCGCGGACGCCCTGGCCGACGTCGCCGAGCGGCACGAGGTGCTGCGCACGGTGTACGGCGCGGTGGACGGTGAGCCCTACCAGCGGATCCTGACCGGGGTCCGGCCGCCGCTGGACGTGGTGCACACGGACGAGGCGGGTCTGACCGGGGCCGTGGACGCGGCGACGGGCCAGGTCTTCGACCTCGGCGCCGACATCCCGTTGCGCGCGCGGCTGCTGGAACTGGACGACTCGGGTGCGCAGGTGCTGGTGGTGCTGGTGCACCACATCGCGGGCGACGGCTGGTCCCTGGAACCGCTGCTCGCGGACCTGTCGGCCGCCTACACCGCGCGGCTGACCCAACAGGCCGTCGCATGGCGGCCGTTGCCCGTGCAGTACGCCGACTACGCGCTCTGGCAGCGCGAGGTGCTGGGCGAGGAGTCCGACCCGGAGAGTGTTCTCGCACGACAGCTTCTCTTCTGGCGGGCCGCGCTGGACGGCGCCCCGCCGGTGCTGGAGCTGCCGGCCGCCCGGACTCGCCCGGCGGTCGCGACGCACGAAGGCGCGCTGGAGCCGTTCACGCTCGACGCGGACACACACGACGCGCTGGCCCGTATCGCCGGGGAGAGCGGCGCGACCCTCTTCATGGTCCTCCAGGCCGCTCTGGCGGTCACGCTGTCGAGGCTGGGGGCCGGGACCGATCTGCCGATCGGCACCGTCGAGGCCGGGCGTGGCGACGCGGCCCTGGACGATCTGGTGGGCTTCTTCGTCAACACCCTGGTCCTGCGGACGGACGTCTCCGGCGATCCCGCCTTCACCGACCTGGTGGCCCGGGTCCGGGGCACCGATCTGGCCGCGTACGCGCACCAGGACGTCCCCTTCGAACAACTCGTGGAGCACCTGAGCCCGGACCGTTCCACCGCCCATCACCCGCTCGTCCAGGTCATGTTGCTCCTGCGGAGCGCGGGGGGTGCGACCGGTGCGGGCGCCGCCGACCGGTCCGCGCTGTCCGGGTCCGACGTCCTCTTCGACACCGGTCGCGCGAAGTTCGACCTGACGCTGGCGCTGACCGAGCGGCAGGACGCGGACGGTGCGCGTGCCGGGATCACCGGTGTGCTGGAGTACGCCACGGATCTGTACGACGCCGCAACGGCCCGGCTGGTAGTCGACTGCCTCACCGCGGTCCTGCGGCAGGTGGCGGCGGCTCCCGGGCGCGGGATCGAGGAGATCGACCTCCTGTCGGCGGCCGACCGCGCGGCGCTGCTCGCCCCCGAGGCCGGGCGTGTCCCGGCGTCCGGGGCGCGGATCACGGAGCGCTTCGCACGACACGTCGTGTCCGACCCGGACGCCGTCGCGCTGATCGCGGGCGGTGGGCGGATGACGTACGGCGAACTCGACGCCGCCGCGAACCGGCTGGCGCACGGTCTGGTGGGGCGCGGAGTGGGACGCGGTGACGTGGTGGGAGTGCTGCTGGAGCCGGGGATACCGCTGGTCGTCGCGGCGCTGGCCACGCTCAAGTCCGGTGCCGCGTATGTGCTGTTGGACCCGGCGGTGGAGGGGCGTACGGACGACGGGTGCCTCGCGGGTGCGGGTGGCGCGGACAGCGGGCTCGCGGCGTTGGTCCGCGCCGCCCCGGCGGCGGCGGAGCGGCTGGGCACGGCTCGGCCGGACCGCGTCGTCGTGCTGGACGCCGACGGCGTTGCCGTGGCGGGGAGTTCCGTGGACGCCGGGGCGGACGCGGGTGCCCCGCCGCTCGCGGGCGACGCGTCCGACGCGGCGTACGTCCTGCCGGGCTCCCCCGCCGCGCTGTTCTCGCACCGCGCCGTGGTGGCCGCCGCCACGGACCGCGCGCTCGCGGGGCCGGCGTCGTCCGGTGGCCGTCCGGAGACATGGCTCCAGCACGCACCCGTCACCTCGGGGCGGTTCGCCCTGGAGCTGTGGGGTCCGCTGCTGACCGGCGCCGCCTGTGTGCTGTGGTCCGGCGGCAGCGGGCGGCCCGAGGCGATCGCGTCGCTCGTCATCGAGCACGACGTCACCGCGACGGCGCTGCCGGGCCGGGTGTTCGACGTGCTCGTGGACGACCATCCGGAGGCGATCGCCCGGCTCGGCCTGGTGATCACCGGCGACGAGGCGCCCTCGCCCGGCCAACTGGCCCGTGCGCAGCAGCTGTTCGGGCAGGTGCGGATCGTGTACGGCCATGGTGCGGCGGGCAGCGTGTACGGCCACGGGGGAGCCGTGGGAAACGGGCCGGGGGCCGGGACCTTCGGCGAGGGATCCCGCTATGTCCTGGACGCCAGACTGCGTCCGGTGCCCGCCGGGGTGCCCGGTGACCTGTACGTCGCGGGTCCGCGGACAGCGGACGGTTTCCCGGGCCGGCCGGGGGTGTCGGGGGCATGCTTCACGGCCGATCCGTTCGGCCCCGCGGGCGGCCGGATGCACCGTACCGGCGAGTCCGCCGTCCGGGCGGCGGACGGGACCTTGCGCGTCCTCGGCCGTTGCCCGGACGAACCGCCGACGGTACGCGGGCTGCGGGTGGAGCCCCGCGAGATCGAGGCGGTGCTGACCCGGCATCCGTCCGTCCGCCGGGCCGCCGTGCTCCTGCGGGAGGACGAACCCGGCGAGCACCGCCTGGTGGCCTACCAGGTCGCCGCACGCGAGGGTTCGCCGGACGTGACGGCGGTACGGGCGGCCGTGGCCGAGACGCTGCCCGCCCACTGGGTTCCGGCGGAGTTCGTCGTACTCGACGCTCTGCCGCTGACGCGAGATGGCCGACTCGACCGACCCGCCCTGCCCGCCCCCGAGGACGTGCGGAGAGCGGAGGCCGAGGTGCCCCGTGACGCGCGGGAGGAGGTCCTGCACCGCCTGTTCGTCGAGATTCTCGGCGGGAGGCAGATCGGCAGGGACGACAACTTCTTCCGGGTGGGCGGCCATTCACTGCTCGCGGTACGGCTGGTGAACCGGATCCGCTCGGCGCTGGGCGCCGAACTGACCCTGCGCGACGTGTTCAACGCGCCGACCGTTGCCACGCTCGCGGAGCGGCTGCCCGGGGCCGGCGGCCCGGAGACCGCACCGGCCCCCGAGGAGAGCCGCCCCACGCTCCGGCGCAGGACCCGCTCGGGCAGCCGTGTCCACGACCCGGCGGTACCGGCGGGCCGCCCGTAG
- a CDS encoding alpha/beta fold hydrolase, with amino-acid sequence MITDPDDVVWTLDAADAADVRTSLLVLPHAGGNAHAYTQWRTFLPADVRLLVGQYPGRGARFSDPLPTDVDDLVGPIVESLPAGTDDLVVLGHSMGSLVAFEVARALTLAGRAPRALIASACRAPFMANPSTVHPERLTDDELVAAIKARGGTDDGILDEPELREIIIPSIRADFAIDDVYRYTGPSPALSCPVTAIGGTEDPVVPLDALTRWAEITTGPAVFEYLPGGHFYFQQQLERFFGLVNSVVAGAPTPHEFA; translated from the coding sequence GTGATTACCGATCCCGACGACGTGGTGTGGACGCTCGACGCCGCCGACGCGGCGGACGTGCGTACGTCCCTGCTGGTCCTCCCGCACGCCGGCGGCAACGCCCACGCGTACACGCAGTGGCGGACGTTCCTGCCCGCCGACGTCCGGCTGCTCGTCGGCCAGTACCCCGGCCGCGGCGCCCGCTTCTCCGACCCGCTCCCCACCGACGTGGACGACCTGGTCGGCCCGATCGTGGAGAGCCTGCCGGCCGGGACCGACGACCTGGTGGTGCTCGGGCACAGCATGGGCTCGCTGGTCGCCTTCGAGGTGGCACGCGCCCTCACCCTGGCCGGCCGCGCCCCGCGCGCCCTCATCGCCTCGGCATGCCGCGCCCCGTTCATGGCCAACCCGAGCACGGTCCACCCCGAACGGCTCACCGACGACGAGCTGGTCGCGGCCATCAAGGCGCGCGGCGGCACCGACGACGGCATTCTCGACGAGCCCGAGCTGCGCGAGATCATCATCCCTTCGATCCGCGCGGACTTCGCGATCGACGACGTCTACCGCTACACCGGCCCCTCCCCCGCGCTGAGCTGCCCGGTGACCGCGATCGGCGGCACCGAGGACCCGGTCGTACCCCTCGACGCGCTCACGCGCTGGGCCGAGATCACCACCGGCCCGGCCGTGTTCGAGTACCTGCCGGGCGGTCACTTCTACTTCCAGCAGCAGTTGGAGCGCTTCTTCGGCCTCGTCAACTCCGTGGTCGCCGGGGCTCCCACCCCGCACGAATTCGCCTGA